A region of Sphingomonas crusticola DNA encodes the following proteins:
- the tkt gene encoding transketolase, with protein MSTQPAPTDLHEDGSPDRLAIDTIRTLSMDAVAKAKSGHIGTPMGLAPVGYTLWSRYLRTDPDRPDWPNRDRFVLSVGHASMLLYSLIHLAGIKEIDKDGKLSGAEAVSLDDIKNFRQLSSKTPGHPEYRHTTGVETTTGPLGAGCGNSVGMAIAERWLAARYNRDGYTLFDHDIYTLCGDGDMMEGVASEGASLAGHLKLSNLCWIYDSNHVSIEGGTDLAFDEDVGKRFEAYGWNVIHVNDANDTAAVAAAIETFKATDDKPTFIVVHSIIGYGSSIQGTAKAHGEAMTADDIRGTKKAYGWPEDAQFLVPDGVAERFHAAISGRGKPLRETWFEMLERYKAAEPELGKELGALLADKLPEGWDADIPTFPADEKGMATRDAGGKVLNAIAPKLPWLVGGSADLAPSTKTLIDNGGSFQAGSYDARNLHFGVREHGMGAAVNGMALSHLRSYSATFMVFSDYMRPPIRLAAIMEIGVAFVFTHDSIGVGEDGPTHQPIEQLVSLRAIPGLNVIRPGDANETAWAWKAALLSGDQPTALIFSRQAMPTLDRTKYAGAEGLMKGAYVLAGSDDPEVVLIGTGSEVSLVVAAHEKLIEAGVRSQVVSMPSWYLFEKQDQAYKDAVLPPGIDARIAVEMGSEVGWDRYVGRTGRTITMSTFGASAPIAKLQDKFGFSADHIVKVANELLGKGN; from the coding sequence ATGTCGACCCAGCCCGCGCCCACCGACCTTCACGAGGACGGCTCGCCCGACCGGCTAGCGATCGACACGATCCGCACGCTTTCGATGGACGCGGTCGCCAAGGCGAAGTCCGGCCATATCGGCACGCCGATGGGGCTGGCGCCGGTGGGCTATACCTTGTGGTCGCGATATCTGCGTACCGATCCCGACCGGCCGGATTGGCCCAATCGCGACCGTTTCGTGCTGTCGGTCGGCCATGCCTCGATGCTGCTCTATTCGCTGATCCATCTCGCCGGGATCAAGGAGATCGACAAGGACGGCAAGTTGAGCGGCGCCGAAGCGGTCAGCCTCGACGACATCAAGAATTTCCGCCAGCTTTCGTCCAAGACTCCAGGCCATCCCGAATATCGCCACACGACCGGGGTCGAGACGACGACCGGGCCGCTGGGCGCGGGCTGCGGCAATTCGGTCGGCATGGCGATCGCCGAGCGCTGGCTGGCGGCGCGCTATAATCGCGACGGCTACACGCTGTTCGATCACGACATTTATACGTTGTGCGGCGACGGCGACATGATGGAGGGCGTGGCGAGCGAAGGCGCGAGCCTCGCCGGTCATCTGAAACTGTCCAACCTGTGCTGGATCTACGATTCGAACCATGTGTCGATCGAGGGCGGCACCGATCTCGCCTTCGACGAGGATGTCGGCAAAAGGTTCGAGGCCTATGGCTGGAACGTTATTCACGTGAACGACGCCAACGATACCGCTGCCGTCGCGGCGGCGATCGAGACGTTCAAGGCGACCGACGACAAGCCGACCTTCATCGTCGTGCACAGCATCATCGGTTATGGCAGCTCGATCCAGGGCACCGCCAAGGCGCATGGCGAGGCGATGACCGCCGACGATATCCGCGGCACCAAGAAGGCCTATGGCTGGCCGGAAGATGCCCAATTCCTGGTGCCGGACGGCGTTGCGGAGCGCTTCCACGCCGCCATATCCGGGCGCGGCAAGCCGTTGCGCGAGACATGGTTCGAGATGCTTGAGCGCTACAAGGCGGCCGAGCCGGAACTGGGCAAGGAACTGGGCGCGCTGCTCGCCGACAAATTGCCGGAGGGCTGGGACGCGGACATCCCGACCTTCCCGGCAGACGAAAAGGGCATGGCGACGCGCGATGCGGGCGGCAAGGTCCTGAACGCGATCGCGCCCAAGCTGCCGTGGCTGGTCGGCGGATCGGCCGATCTGGCGCCTTCGACCAAGACGCTGATCGATAATGGCGGCTCGTTCCAGGCGGGCAGCTATGACGCGCGCAACCTCCATTTCGGCGTGCGCGAGCATGGCATGGGCGCGGCGGTCAACGGCATGGCGCTGTCGCACCTGCGATCCTATTCGGCGACCTTCATGGTCTTCTCCGATTATATGCGGCCGCCGATCCGGCTTGCCGCGATCATGGAGATTGGCGTTGCGTTCGTGTTCACGCACGATTCGATCGGTGTCGGGGAGGATGGCCCGACCCATCAGCCGATCGAGCAGCTGGTGTCCCTGCGCGCGATTCCGGGCCTGAACGTGATCCGGCCCGGCGATGCGAACGAGACGGCATGGGCCTGGAAGGCCGCCTTGCTTTCGGGCGACCAGCCGACCGCATTGATCTTTTCGCGTCAGGCGATGCCGACGCTGGATCGCACCAAATATGCCGGCGCCGAGGGGCTGATGAAGGGCGCTTATGTGCTTGCCGGTTCGGACGACCCGGAAGTCGTGCTGATCGGCACCGGGTCCGAAGTGAGCCTGGTCGTTGCTGCGCACGAGAAGCTGATCGAAGCGGGCGTGCGCTCCCAGGTCGTGTCCATGCCGAGCTGGTACCTCTTCGAGAAGCAGGACCAGGCCTATAAGGATGCGGTCCTGCCGCCCGGCATCGACGCGCGGATCGCCGTCGAGATGGGCAGCGAGGTCGGTTGGGATCGCTATGTCGGCCGCACCGGCCGCACCATCACCATGTCGACCTTCGGCGCGTCGGCACCGATCGCCAAGCTTCAGGACAAGTTCGGCTTCAGCGCCGACCATATCGTGAAGGTCGCCAACGAACTGCTCGGGAAGGGCAATTAA
- the rpiA gene encoding ribose-5-phosphate isomerase RpiA: protein MPQDDDKRLAAIAAADEVKDGMLVGLGTGSTAAFLIDELGRRHAAGLKFRAVATSLKSEAQAKALGISVLPFSEVSSVDLAIDGADEIDPHMRALKGAGGAMLREKCVAASARRMVVIADGSKAVAQLGAMPVPCETLPFAQAFVAAALERLGARVVLRLRDGQPHRTDQDNIVFDCHFGMLADPAALAAQLSSIPGMIGHGLFIDEVDALYLADAGQIIVRERLISG from the coding sequence ATGCCCCAGGATGATGATAAACGCCTCGCCGCAATCGCCGCCGCCGATGAGGTGAAGGACGGTATGCTGGTCGGGCTGGGCACCGGCTCGACCGCGGCGTTCCTGATCGACGAACTGGGGCGGCGGCATGCGGCCGGGCTCAAATTCCGGGCGGTGGCGACGTCGCTGAAAAGCGAGGCGCAGGCCAAGGCGCTGGGAATAAGCGTCCTGCCGTTTTCGGAAGTCTCGTCGGTCGATCTTGCCATCGACGGCGCCGACGAGATCGATCCGCACATGCGCGCGCTCAAGGGCGCAGGCGGGGCGATGCTGCGCGAGAAATGCGTCGCGGCATCGGCCCGGCGGATGGTGGTGATCGCGGACGGATCAAAGGCGGTCGCCCAGCTCGGCGCGATGCCGGTGCCGTGCGAGACGCTGCCGTTCGCGCAGGCGTTTGTGGCGGCCGCGCTGGAGCGGCTGGGTGCCAGGGTCGTCCTACGCCTCCGGGACGGCCAACCGCATCGCACGGATCAGGACAATATCGTCTTCGACTGCCATTTCGGCATGCTGGCCGACCCGGCCGCGCTTGCCGCGCAGCTGTCATCGATTCCCGGCATGATAGGGCACGGTCTGTTCATCGACGAGGTGGACGCGCTCTATTTGGCCGATGCCGGGCAAATAATCGTCCGCGAACGGCTTATCTCGGGCTAA
- a CDS encoding TIGR02186 family protein encodes MRRRLAWLAAWPLLMGAAEPRLVPDVSDTRIDIAYSFTGADLLLFGAILYPGGRAPAPDTDIVVVIKGPSEPLLVREKAMVAGIWVNHASERFRSVPSFYAVATSRPLDQLVSPRTAAIYEIGIGNLLLSPANGSSANEQARFQRGLVELKRRGGLYTEHVGTVSVREGVLYRALVPIPARVPIGNYTAETYLIRDGRIVAAATREIAIGKSGFERFVATAAETYPLLYGLAAIALSLLLGWLAALGFGRVRR; translated from the coding sequence GTGAGACGCCGGCTCGCCTGGCTCGCCGCGTGGCCGCTGCTGATGGGTGCGGCCGAGCCGCGGCTGGTGCCCGACGTGTCCGATACCAGGATCGACATTGCCTACAGCTTCACGGGAGCAGACCTGCTGCTGTTCGGGGCGATCCTCTATCCGGGCGGGCGGGCGCCGGCGCCGGATACCGACATCGTGGTGGTGATCAAGGGCCCGTCAGAGCCTCTGCTGGTGCGGGAAAAGGCCATGGTGGCCGGCATCTGGGTCAATCATGCGAGCGAGCGTTTTCGTTCGGTTCCGAGCTTCTACGCGGTCGCGACCTCACGCCCGCTCGATCAACTCGTGTCGCCGCGCACGGCCGCCATTTACGAGATCGGCATCGGCAACCTGCTGCTGTCGCCGGCGAATGGCTCCAGCGCGAACGAGCAGGCGCGGTTTCAGCGCGGCCTGGTGGAGCTCAAGCGTCGCGGCGGGCTTTATACCGAACATGTCGGCACGGTGTCGGTCCGCGAGGGCGTGCTGTATCGCGCGCTGGTGCCGATCCCGGCGCGCGTGCCGATCGGCAATTATACCGCCGAGACCTATCTTATTCGCGACGGCCGGATCGTGGCGGCGGCAACGCGCGAAATCGCGATCGGCAAATCGGGGTTCGAGCGCTTCGTGGCCACGGCGGCGGAGACCTATCCCCTGCTATACGGCCTGGCCGCGATCGCGCTGTCGTTGTTGCTCGGGTGGCTGGCGGCGCTCGGTTTCGGGCGGGTGCGGCGATAG
- a CDS encoding sulfite exporter TauE/SafE family protein — MHLYLPIAGLSVNALVIVLLGGAVGILSGMFGVGGGFLTTPLLIFYGVPPAVAVASSATQITGTSVSGLLAHSKRQGVDFRMGAVLVAGGAVGSVIGGFIFRLLQSTGQIDTIIGLLYVAMLGWIGLTMARESIRTAAAQKRGTSPPAQKRHRRLVAALPMRWRFYGAGLYISPLAPFLLGLVTGLLTVLMGVGGGFILVPAMIYIFGVSTRVVVGTSLFQGLFVTATTTLVHALTTHAVDLVLAGLLLIGSVIGAQIGSRLVQRVRPERARLMLALIVLAVAIRMAIGLTWRPDAIYTVQGL; from the coding sequence ATGCACCTTTACCTCCCCATCGCAGGCCTGTCGGTCAACGCGCTGGTGATCGTGCTGCTCGGTGGCGCGGTCGGCATCTTGTCGGGCATGTTCGGGGTCGGTGGCGGCTTTCTGACGACGCCATTGCTGATCTTCTACGGGGTGCCGCCGGCGGTCGCGGTGGCATCTTCGGCGACGCAGATCACCGGCACCAGCGTCTCCGGCCTGCTGGCGCACAGCAAGCGGCAGGGCGTTGATTTCCGCATGGGGGCGGTGCTGGTCGCGGGCGGTGCGGTCGGCTCGGTGATCGGGGGTTTCATCTTCCGCCTGCTTCAGTCGACCGGACAGATCGATACGATCATCGGCCTGCTCTATGTCGCGATGCTGGGTTGGATCGGCCTGACGATGGCGCGGGAATCGATCCGCACCGCGGCGGCGCAGAAACGGGGGACATCGCCCCCCGCGCAGAAACGGCATCGCCGGCTGGTGGCGGCGCTGCCGATGCGGTGGCGCTTCTATGGCGCGGGCCTCTACATTTCGCCGCTCGCACCCTTCCTGCTGGGGCTGGTGACCGGCTTGCTGACGGTGCTTATGGGGGTCGGCGGCGGCTTCATCCTGGTGCCGGCGATGATTTACATCTTTGGCGTATCGACGCGGGTGGTGGTCGGCACCTCCCTGTTCCAGGGGCTGTTCGTAACCGCGACGACGACCCTGGTCCATGCGCTCACCACGCATGCGGTGGATCTGGTGCTGGCGGGGCTGCTGCTGATCGGTTCGGTGATCGGCGCGCAGATTGGGTCGCGGCTGGTTCAGCGGGTGCGCCCCGAACGGGCGCGGCTGATGCTCGCGCTGATCGTGCTGGCGGTGGCGATCCGGATGGCGATCGGCCTGACCTGGCGGCCCGACGCCATCTATACGGTACAAGGCCTGTGA
- a CDS encoding alpha/beta fold hydrolase, whose protein sequence is MTQYLDRPGLPRLAYELRDGDGPTIVFLPGYGSDMAGSKAVALDAWAEAHGQAMLRLDYRGCGQSEGVFGEATLDDWRDDALDAIDHLTQGPLILVGSSMGGWLMLLIALERSTRVMGLVGVAAAPDFTEWGYDEAQRAALASDGLIVSNHPDYETPEITTRAFWESGQAKLLLDGEIPIDCPVRLLHGLDDSDVPPSIAFRLGRALRSADMQTMLVKGGEHRLSRPGDLGLLLTTVAALIESL, encoded by the coding sequence ATGACCCAATATCTCGATCGCCCCGGCCTCCCCCGCCTCGCCTACGAGCTGCGCGACGGCGATGGCCCGACCATCGTCTTCCTGCCGGGCTATGGCTCGGACATGGCGGGCTCCAAGGCGGTCGCGCTCGACGCCTGGGCGGAGGCGCACGGCCAGGCGATGCTGCGGCTGGATTACCGCGGCTGCGGGCAGAGCGAGGGCGTGTTCGGGGAGGCGACGCTGGACGATTGGCGCGACGATGCGCTCGATGCGATCGACCACCTCACCCAGGGGCCGCTGATCCTGGTGGGATCGTCGATGGGCGGATGGCTGATGCTGCTGATCGCGCTCGAGCGGTCGACGCGCGTCATGGGCTTGGTCGGCGTGGCCGCGGCGCCCGATTTCACGGAATGGGGCTATGACGAGGCGCAACGCGCGGCACTTGCCAGTGATGGACTGATCGTCAGCAATCATCCCGATTACGAGACGCCGGAGATCACCACCCGGGCATTTTGGGAAAGCGGTCAGGCCAAGCTCCTGCTGGATGGGGAGATCCCGATCGATTGTCCTGTCCGTCTTCTGCACGGCCTCGATGACAGCGACGTTCCGCCCTCGATCGCCTTCCGGCTGGGCCGCGCCCTCCGTTCAGCCGATATGCAGACGATGCTCGTCAAAGGCGGTGAGCACCGCCTGTCGCGGCCGGGCGATCTCGGCCTGCTGCTGACGACCGTCGCCGCCCTCATCGAGAGTTTATGA
- a CDS encoding tetratricopeptide repeat protein has protein sequence MIPLLLLAATLTDISGDAARSAACQALAARDPAAAVEQASAWAERDKSVASRQCLGLAFVAVERWAPAQAAFEQAAADAQAQHIGRPAELWSQAANAALAADQPAKARQNIDQALAIPALPPTLAGEAWIDRARADVALDQLPQARIDLDKGLALVPQDPFAWLLSATLARRQQDLPRAQKDIAIALKSAADDPSVQYEAGNIAAAAGQTDAARAAWTRAAQIGPADPAGKAAAASLAQPPSQ, from the coding sequence ATGATCCCTCTCCTGCTGCTTGCCGCCACCCTGACCGATATATCCGGCGACGCCGCGCGTAGTGCGGCCTGCCAGGCCTTGGCCGCGCGCGACCCCGCCGCGGCGGTCGAGCAGGCGAGCGCATGGGCCGAGCGCGACAAGAGCGTTGCCTCACGCCAATGCCTCGGACTCGCCTTCGTTGCTGTCGAACGGTGGGCACCGGCGCAGGCCGCGTTCGAGCAGGCGGCGGCCGACGCGCAGGCCCAGCATATCGGCCGCCCCGCCGAATTGTGGAGCCAGGCGGCCAACGCGGCGCTCGCCGCCGATCAGCCCGCCAAGGCACGTCAGAATATCGATCAGGCGCTCGCCATTCCTGCGCTGCCGCCGACGCTCGCCGGCGAAGCATGGATCGACCGCGCCCGCGCCGACGTCGCGCTCGATCAACTGCCACAGGCGCGGATCGATCTCGACAAGGGGTTGGCGCTGGTGCCGCAGGATCCGTTCGCCTGGCTGCTGTCGGCCACGCTCGCCCGCCGCCAACAGGACCTGCCGCGCGCGCAGAAGGATATCGCGATCGCGCTCAAATCGGCCGCAGACGATCCTTCCGTCCAATATGAGGCAGGCAATATCGCCGCCGCAGCCGGACAGACCGACGCCGCCCGCGCGGCCTGGACCCGGGCCGCACAAATCGGCCCGGCCGACCCGGCGGGCAAGGCCGCCGCGGCTTCGCTGGCGCAGCCGCCATCGCAATAG
- a CDS encoding VOC family protein — MTKYLHTMIRVSDPAATIRFFELLGLRELRRMDNDKGRFTLIFLAAPGDEHAQVELTHNWDEAGYDGGRNFGHLAYRVDDIYDTCQRLMDAGVTINRPPRDGHMAFVRTPDNISVELLQDGHLPPQEPWVSMPNTGSW; from the coding sequence ATGACCAAATATCTTCACACGATGATCCGCGTGTCCGATCCGGCCGCGACGATTCGCTTCTTCGAGCTGCTCGGCCTGCGCGAGCTGCGGCGGATGGACAACGACAAAGGCCGCTTCACCCTCATCTTCCTTGCCGCGCCCGGCGACGAACATGCCCAGGTCGAGCTCACCCACAATTGGGACGAGGCGGGCTATGATGGCGGTCGTAATTTCGGCCACCTCGCCTACCGCGTCGACGATATTTACGACACGTGTCAGCGCCTGATGGATGCGGGCGTGACGATCAACCGCCCGCCGCGGGACGGCCACATGGCGTTCGTGCGCACGCCCGACAATATCTCGGTCGAGCTGCTGCAGGATGGCCATCTGCCGCCGCAGGAGCCCTGGGTGTCGATGCCGAATACGGGCAGCTGGTGA
- a CDS encoding NAD(P)H-dependent flavin oxidoreductase, producing the protein MRRGWRDRRLLDRLGIETPIVQAPMAGAQDEALAIAAILGGAVGSLPCALLAADAVRDQLARVRAAAPGPLNLNFFCHDLPDRVDDRAWLAALRPYYDEYGVGEPAAPPPLRRPFDDATCALVEELLPEVVSFHFGLPAPALVDRIRATGAMILASATSPGEARWLAERGVDAVIAQGWEAGGHAGRFLPADPSSHMGLIALVPQIADAVRLPVIAAGGIADARGIAAALTLGASAVQIGTAFLACPESRISPLHRTLLGEEAAEATVSTNVFTGRHARGMATRLTRELGPTSLVVPPFPHGGDALAELRKADPAAFANMWAGQAARLTRPEGAEILTRRLAAETLELLA; encoded by the coding sequence GTGAGGCGAGGCTGGCGCGATCGCAGGCTGCTCGATCGGCTGGGGATCGAGACGCCGATCGTGCAGGCGCCGATGGCCGGCGCGCAGGACGAGGCACTGGCGATTGCGGCGATACTCGGCGGGGCGGTCGGCTCGCTGCCCTGTGCGTTGCTTGCCGCCGATGCCGTCCGCGACCAGCTCGCCAGGGTTCGCGCCGCGGCGCCGGGCCCGCTCAATCTCAACTTCTTCTGTCATGACCTGCCGGATCGCGTTGATGATCGTGCGTGGCTGGCGGCGCTGCGGCCTTATTATGACGAATATGGCGTAGGCGAACCTGCCGCGCCGCCGCCGCTGCGACGGCCGTTCGACGATGCGACGTGCGCGCTGGTGGAAGAGCTTCTGCCTGAGGTGGTGAGCTTCCACTTCGGTCTGCCCGCACCGGCGCTGGTGGACCGCATTCGTGCCACCGGTGCGATGATCCTGGCCAGCGCCACCAGCCCAGGCGAAGCGCGCTGGCTGGCGGAGCGCGGCGTCGACGCCGTGATCGCCCAGGGCTGGGAGGCCGGCGGCCATGCCGGCCGTTTCCTGCCAGCGGATCCCTCGTCCCACATGGGTCTGATCGCTTTGGTGCCGCAGATCGCCGATGCCGTTCGCCTGCCGGTGATCGCGGCCGGCGGCATTGCCGATGCGCGCGGCATCGCCGCTGCGCTGACGCTCGGCGCGAGTGCGGTTCAGATCGGCACCGCTTTTCTGGCTTGTCCCGAAAGCCGCATCAGCCCGCTCCACCGCACATTGTTGGGCGAGGAGGCGGCCGAGGCGACCGTCTCGACCAACGTCTTCACCGGGCGGCATGCACGCGGAATGGCGACCCGGCTGACGCGCGAATTGGGCCCGACCAGTCTTGTCGTTCCGCCCTTCCCGCATGGCGGCGACGCGCTGGCCGAATTGCGCAAGGCCGACCCGGCTGCCTTCGCCAATATGTGGGCAGGCCAGGCGGCGCGGCTGACGCGGCCCGAAGGCGCGGAAATCCTGACGCGGCGCCTTGCCGCCGAGACGCTGGAGTTGCTCGCATGA
- the gloB gene encoding hydroxyacylglutathione hydrolase has translation MIEVVRIPALQDNYIWLAHDDISGETVVIDPAEAAPVLAEAEARGWRIGQIWNTHWHADHVGGNAAIKAATGCTITGPAAESSRIATLDRLVREGDTVRIGAVEAIVLEVPAHTAGHIAYYLPAADIAFVGDTLFAMGCGRLFEGTPAQMWANMQRLAALPPATRIYCAHEYTQSNGRYALVAEPDNQAVVERMREVDTARAQGLATVPTTIALERATNPFMRAGSVEELARRRAAKDVFRG, from the coding sequence ATGATCGAGGTCGTCCGCATCCCGGCGCTTCAGGACAATTATATCTGGCTGGCGCATGACGACATCAGCGGCGAGACGGTGGTGATCGATCCTGCCGAAGCGGCACCGGTGCTGGCCGAGGCCGAAGCGCGCGGCTGGCGGATAGGGCAGATCTGGAACACGCACTGGCATGCCGATCATGTCGGTGGCAACGCCGCGATCAAGGCCGCCACCGGTTGCACGATCACCGGGCCGGCGGCGGAATCGTCCAGGATCGCCACGCTCGATCGCCTGGTGCGCGAAGGCGATACGGTTCGCATCGGCGCGGTCGAGGCGATTGTGCTGGAAGTGCCTGCCCATACCGCGGGGCATATCGCTTATTATCTGCCGGCCGCGGACATCGCCTTCGTCGGCGACACCTTGTTCGCGATGGGCTGCGGCCGGCTGTTCGAAGGAACGCCCGCGCAGATGTGGGCGAATATGCAGCGGCTGGCGGCGCTGCCACCCGCGACGCGCATCTATTGCGCGCACGAATATACCCAGTCGAACGGCCGCTATGCGCTGGTGGCCGAGCCGGACAATCAGGCGGTCGTTGAACGGATGCGGGAGGTCGATACCGCCCGTGCCCAGGGCCTGGCGACCGTACCGACCACCATCGCCCTGGAACGCGCGACCAACCCGTTCATGCGCGCCGGCAGCGTCGAGGAACTCGCCCGGCGGCGCGCGGCCAAGGATGTTTTTCGCGGGTAA
- a CDS encoding AMP-dependent synthetase/ligase: MALEHFPNLVAMFFARAAQHQDAPLLFWKEGETWRSLSWAETARQVAALAEALRGLGLKRCDRVLLVSENRPEWAIADFAIMAADCITVPAYTSNTVGDHAHVLNDSGARAAIVSTAALAKTLLPAVARSSECEMVIGIEPLQRERIGAVRIHEWSKLVADQPGDVAAAAARATYKREDIACVIYTSGTGGSPRGVRQHHGAILQNCAGAGDVIRGDFKTGLEIFLSLLPMSHAYEHTFGLHFPISLGGQIHYAESIEKLASNMEEVGPTIMIVVPRLFELLRGRIIKQIEKQGKAAQWLLAQALALDAKPKKSVADKPLDLLLDLTVRKKVRARFGGRVKALVSGGAPLNPEVGRFFRALGVTLLQGYGQTEAGPLISVNRPRAGIAMETVGPPVMGTEVRIAADGEILVRGENVMHGYWRNDAESARVLIDGWLHTGDVGHLDEAGRIVITDRKKDLIVNDKGDNVSPQRVEGMLTLEPEIAQAMVVGDRRPYLVGLIVPDREWEASLPDGSDVTKAVMAAVDRVNAGLSVIERVRRVMIADEPFTIENGSLTPSLKVRRHVLRDRYGAQLDALYGAKG, encoded by the coding sequence ATGGCGCTCGAGCACTTCCCCAATCTGGTGGCGATGTTTTTCGCGCGTGCTGCGCAGCATCAAGACGCGCCATTATTGTTCTGGAAGGAGGGCGAGACCTGGCGGTCGCTGAGCTGGGCGGAGACCGCGCGGCAGGTGGCGGCGCTGGCGGAAGCCTTGCGCGGGCTGGGGCTGAAGCGATGCGACCGGGTGCTGCTCGTGTCCGAGAACCGGCCCGAATGGGCGATCGCCGACTTCGCGATCATGGCGGCCGATTGCATCACCGTCCCCGCTTATACCAGCAACACCGTCGGCGATCATGCGCACGTGCTGAACGATAGCGGCGCCAGGGCGGCGATCGTGTCGACCGCGGCATTGGCCAAGACATTGCTGCCGGCGGTGGCGCGCTCGTCGGAATGCGAGATGGTGATCGGGATCGAGCCGCTGCAGCGCGAGCGGATCGGCGCGGTGCGAATCCACGAATGGAGCAAGCTGGTCGCCGATCAGCCGGGCGACGTCGCGGCGGCGGCGGCCCGCGCGACCTACAAGCGCGAGGATATCGCCTGCGTCATCTATACCAGCGGTACCGGCGGCTCCCCGCGCGGCGTGCGCCAGCATCATGGCGCGATCCTGCAAAATTGCGCGGGCGCGGGCGACGTCATCCGCGGGGATTTCAAGACCGGGCTGGAGATATTCCTGAGCCTGCTGCCGATGAGCCATGCCTATGAGCATACGTTCGGGCTGCACTTCCCGATCAGCCTCGGCGGGCAGATCCATTATGCCGAGAGCATCGAGAAGCTCGCGTCGAACATGGAGGAAGTCGGGCCGACGATCATGATCGTGGTGCCGCGCCTGTTCGAATTGCTGCGCGGCCGGATCATCAAGCAGATCGAGAAACAGGGCAAGGCCGCGCAATGGCTGCTCGCCCAGGCGCTCGCGCTCGATGCCAAGCCGAAGAAGAGCGTCGCCGACAAACCGCTCGACCTTCTGCTCGACCTGACGGTGCGCAAGAAGGTGCGCGCGCGCTTCGGCGGGCGGGTGAAGGCATTGGTGTCGGGCGGTGCGCCGCTCAATCCCGAGGTCGGCCGCTTCTTCCGCGCGCTCGGCGTGACCTTGCTGCAGGGCTACGGCCAGACCGAAGCGGGGCCGCTCATTTCGGTCAACCGGCCGCGCGCGGGCATCGCGATGGAGACGGTCGGGCCGCCGGTGATGGGCACCGAGGTGAGGATCGCGGCCGACGGTGAGATCCTCGTGCGCGGCGAGAATGTCATGCACGGCTATTGGCGCAACGATGCCGAAAGCGCGCGCGTGCTGATCGACGGCTGGCTCCATACCGGCGATGTCGGCCATCTCGACGAGGCGGGCCGGATCGTGATCACCGATCGCAAGAAGGACCTGATCGTCAACGACAAGGGCGACAATGTCTCGCCGCAGCGGGTCGAGGGCATGCTCACGCTCGAGCCCGAAATCGCGCAGGCGATGGTGGTCGGCGACCGGCGGCCCTACCTGGTCGGCCTGATCGTGCCCGACAGGGAATGGGAGGCGTCGCTGCCGGACGGGAGCGACGTGACCAAGGCCGTGATGGCGGCGGTCGACCGGGTCAATGCCGGCCTGTCGGTGATCGAGCGCGTCCGCCGCGTCATGATCGCGGACGAGCCGTTCACGATCGAGAATGGCTCGCTCACGCCGTCGCTCAAGGTGCGTCGCCATGTGCTGCGCGATCGTTACGGTGCGCAGCTCGACGCGCTATACGGGGCGAAGGGATAG